AGCGCGTAGCTCAGCCGTCCCTGCTCCGACGAGGTGTCCTGGGCGACGGCAGCGCCGGCGGTCAGGGTCAGTGCCGCCAGGGAAGCGGCCAGCAAACGCAACTTCATTCGGTGGATCTCCGAGAATTTTTCCGGTTTGGGCGTTCCCGACAGCACGCCGGGAGGGCGCGCGAAGGAACGGGTTAGGATAACGACCGCCGGGCTTAACTGCCACTGACGGCGTCCTCCGACAAGCCCCCCGGGTGGTGAGTTCCCCGGTGGCGCGGAGCCGTTCACGCATGACACCACATTTCGACCTCCGGAAACGAATCGCATGACCGAATCCCTGCTCCTGGTTGCCGACGACGGCGCCGTGCGCACCCTCACCATCAACCGGCCGGACAAGCTCAACGCGCTCAACGCCGCCACCCTGGACGCGCTGCTGGTCGCCTTCGATGACGCCGCCGAAAACCCCGCGGTCCGTGCGGTGGTGCTGACCGGCGCCGGCCCCAAGGCGTTCGTCGCCGGGGCCGACATCGCCGAGATGGCCGACCTGCCGGCAGTCGCCGGGCGTGATTTCTCGCAGCGCGGCCAGCGCCTGATGCGCCGCATCGAGACCTTCCCCAAGCCGGTGGTCGCGATGGTCAACGGCTTCGCGCTCGGCGGCGGGCTGGAACTGGCGATGGCCTGCCACCTGCGCATTGGCGCCGATACCGCGAAGGTCGGCCAGCCGGAAATCAACCTCGGCCTGGTGCCGGGGTTCGGCGGCACCCAGCGCCTGCTGCGCCTGGCCGGCCGTGCGGCGACGCTGGAACTGTGCCTGACCGGGGCGCCGATCGATGCCGCCCGCGCGCAGGCGCTGGGCATCCTCACCCGCGTGGTCCCGGCGGCGGAGCTGGCGGACGCCACCCGCACGCTGGCCGCGCAACTGGCCGCGGCCGCACCGCTGGCGCTGCGCGCGATCCTCGACTGCGTGCATGTCGGCGGCGAATGCGCGATGTCGGAGGGCCTGGAATACGAGACCGCGCAGTTCGGCCTGATGTTCGCCACCGAGGACATGCGCGAAGGCACCCGCGCGTTCCTCGAACGCCGCAAGCCGGACTTCAGCGGACGCTGAAGCACGTGCACGCGCCCGACCCGCATCGCCTGCTCGCGTTGCTGACGGCCGACGAGGTCGACGCGGCCATCGACGCCGGCCTGGCCGATCTCACCGATTCAGAGCTGGCCAATGCCGCCCTCGGCGGGCTGACGGCGGCCGACGCTGCACGGCTGCGCGACGCACGCGACCGCCTGCGTGCGGCCTGGGCCGCGCGCGAGCGTTATCGCGCCCGCAACGAACGGCTGGCGCGCCGCGCCGCCGAGCGCGAGGCGCGGCGCCAGGCGGCCATGGCGCCGGCGGCCGGAACGCCGAAAGCACGGCCCGCCGTCTCGGCAGCCGCCACGCCGCTGACGCGCCCTGCCCTGCCTGCAGCCGCTGCGGCTGCGCTGGCCCGCGCGCGCAGCCGCGCGCAGCGCCCGGCCGACTGATTCCCTGATCCGCATGTCCGAACGTATTCCGCCGCGTCGCCGCGGCCGCACCCTCACCCGCGCCGAGATCCACGAGATGTTCGCGCGGCTGTCGGCCCTCAACCCGGAGCCGACCACCGAACTCGAATACAGCTCACCGTTCGAACTGCTGGTGGCGGTGACGCTGTCGGCGCAGTCGACCGATGTGGGGGTCAACAAGGCCACGCGCCGGCTGTTCCCCGTCGCCAACACGCCGCAGGCGATCCTGGCGCTCGGCGAGGACGGGCTGAAGCGCCATATCTCCACCATCGGGCTGTACAACGCCAAGGCGAAGAACGTCATCGCCGCCTGCCGGATGCTCGTGGAGCAGCATGGCGGCGAAGTGCCGCGCGATCGCGAATCGCTGGAAGCGCTGCCGGGCGTCGGCCGCAAGACCGCCAACGTGGTGCTCAACACCGCGTTCGGCGAACCGACGATGGCAGTGGACACGCATATCTTCCGCGTCTCCAACCGCACGGGGCTGGCACCCGGAAAGAACGTGCGCGAGGTCGAGGACGGCCTGCTGAAGCGGGTGCCGAAGCAGTTCCTGCACGACGCCCACCACTGGCTGATCCTGCATGGCCGCTATGTCTGCAAGGCGCGCCGGCCGGAATGCCCCGGCTGCGTGATCCGCGACCTGTGCCGCTATCCGGACAAGACCCCGGGGGAGCCGGGGGAGCCGCTGCGCCCAGCCACCAGGCCGGAACCCCGCTAAGCCCTCGCCCCTGCCCCTCTCCCGCAGGCGGGAGAGGGGTTGCAACACGGCTCTGCCCTATTGCTGCGCGTGGCGCGCGACATTGCGCCTCGTCGCGGCGTCCGGAATGACGACGCCGCCCACGGTCCGGGGAGAGAGTCCGGACCGGAGCGGCGGCGTGCCTGGAACAACGCTTAGAAGCTGAGCTGGGTCCGCAGCGCGAACTGGTTGGTCTTGTCGCCGAGGAACTCGTTGTCGCCGCGGGTGTAGTTGAACATCAGCCGCACGCTGGGGTTGATGAACCAGTTGACGCCGAACGTGGCGCTGCTGGCTTCCATGCCGGCGATGTCCTTGTTCTCGATCGTGTCGTAGCGGGCAGTCAGCTGCCATGCGCCGTACGGCCCGTTCGGGCGCGGCGAGTTGAACACGCCGGTGCCGACGCGGTACGGGCGACGCTCGCCGGTGATGGTCCACGCACCCATCAGGTACCAGGTGTCGACGTCCTGGTCGCCGCCGAGCGGCTGCCCGTAGGTCGCACGCGCGTATTCTGACTGGAAGAACAGCGGGCCGAAGGCACCGGCGGCTTCCAGGCCCACGGTGTCGATCGATTCGCCGCTGGCGCCGGTGGTGCGGGCGATGGTCTGCGACGGGCCGCGGCGGCCGGCATAGACCGCCGATGCCGACACGTCGGCCGAGCCCTTGTTGAGGTTCTCGTGGCTGTACGAGGCACCGAAGTGCAGCGTGCTGTCGTCGTTGTTGATCGGTGCCCAGGTCGCGCGCGTGGACGCGCCCATGCCCTCGTTGCGCGGGCCCGAGGCACTGCGCATGTTGAACACGCTGGCGCCGAAGCTGTAGTTGTCGCCGCTGGTGAGGTAGCCGACGCCCTGCTGGAACTGGCGCCCGGCGTAGATGCCGGTGGCCGAGGCGAACGGGCGCTCCATCATCAGGATCTCGTTGGAGCTGGTCATCTCCTCCATCGAGCGGTACGGCTTGAAGTGGCCGATGGTGACCTTGCCACCCAGTGCGTCGCGGGCGATGAAGACGTCGCGGAAGCCTTCGGTGGTGCTGCCGCCGGTGAAGTCCTGCTCGACCTTGTATTCCCAGCCCGCGGCCTTGCCGGCCAGGGTCAGGCGCGCACGGCGGAAGTCGGTGGTGCCGGTGACGTCGGCGTTGTCGCGATCGAAGGCGTAGGCATCGAAATGGATGCGCCCGCCCAGCGAGAACTCGGACTTGCCGTCGGCGGAGGTGACGCGCAGGCCGCCGTTGCGCGGCTCGACCTTGGGCTGTGTCTTCGCGGCGGCTTCGGCCGCCTGCTGGCTGGCGATGTTGATTTCGGACTGCGCGTCGCTGCGGTCCTCGAGTTCGGCCATGCGGGTCTGCAGTTGGCTCAGCTGCGCGCGCAGTTCGGCGAGTTCGCGGTCGCGCGTGTCCTGCGCGGCGGCAGGCAGCGCCGCCCCAAGCGCCATGGCAATCGATACCGCAAGCAGGGAAGAACGCATCGTTCAAGGCTCCAGGATTCGGGAGGTTCGGGTGACTGCCACCACGGCAGCCGCGTGAAGTCGCGGTGCACAGGGTGGGTCCGGAATCTGACGCGGAGATGTGGGTTTTCTGACGGTCATGTGACAGCGCACGCGGGACCGCAGCACCAGGCACGCGGCAACGGCAGGCGCCCATGCAATACAAACGTCATCGCCGCGACACCGCCACGGCATATCCGCTCCGCACAGTGGCCACAGCCCCCGGGGAGGACGCCATGCACTACGCGCTCGTGACCGAAACCTGGCCGCCGGAGGTCAACGGCGTCGCGCTGACGGTGCGCGACCTTGCCCGCGGCCTATGGCAACGCGGCCATCTCACCGATGTGATCCGCCCCCGCCAGCACGACGACGTGGAGCCGGTGGCGCAGGAACTGCTGGTGCCCGGGGCACGCCTGCCTGGCTACGCCACCCTGCGCTTCGGCCTGCCGGCGCAACGCCTGCTGGAACGGCGCTGGCGGGCGCAGCGTC
This portion of the Luteimonas yindakuii genome encodes:
- a CDS encoding enoyl-CoA hydratase/isomerase family protein, with the translated sequence MTESLLLVADDGAVRTLTINRPDKLNALNAATLDALLVAFDDAAENPAVRAVVLTGAGPKAFVAGADIAEMADLPAVAGRDFSQRGQRLMRRIETFPKPVVAMVNGFALGGGLELAMACHLRIGADTAKVGQPEINLGLVPGFGGTQRLLRLAGRAATLELCLTGAPIDAARAQALGILTRVVPAAELADATRTLAAQLAAAAPLALRAILDCVHVGGECAMSEGLEYETAQFGLMFATEDMREGTRAFLERRKPDFSGR
- the nth gene encoding endonuclease III, whose product is MSERIPPRRRGRTLTRAEIHEMFARLSALNPEPTTELEYSSPFELLVAVTLSAQSTDVGVNKATRRLFPVANTPQAILALGEDGLKRHISTIGLYNAKAKNVIAACRMLVEQHGGEVPRDRESLEALPGVGRKTANVVLNTAFGEPTMAVDTHIFRVSNRTGLAPGKNVREVEDGLLKRVPKQFLHDAHHWLILHGRYVCKARRPECPGCVIRDLCRYPDKTPGEPGEPLRPATRPEPR
- a CDS encoding OprO/OprP family phosphate-selective porin is translated as MRSSLLAVSIAMALGAALPAAAQDTRDRELAELRAQLSQLQTRMAELEDRSDAQSEINIASQQAAEAAAKTQPKVEPRNGGLRVTSADGKSEFSLGGRIHFDAYAFDRDNADVTGTTDFRRARLTLAGKAAGWEYKVEQDFTGGSTTEGFRDVFIARDALGGKVTIGHFKPYRSMEEMTSSNEILMMERPFASATGIYAGRQFQQGVGYLTSGDNYSFGASVFNMRSASGPRNEGMGASTRATWAPINNDDSTLHFGASYSHENLNKGSADVSASAVYAGRRGPSQTIARTTGASGESIDTVGLEAAGAFGPLFFQSEYARATYGQPLGGDQDVDTWYLMGAWTITGERRPYRVGTGVFNSPRPNGPYGAWQLTARYDTIENKDIAGMEASSATFGVNWFINPSVRLMFNYTRGDNEFLGDKTNQFALRTQLSF